A single Amphiprion ocellaris isolate individual 3 ecotype Okinawa chromosome 1, ASM2253959v1, whole genome shotgun sequence DNA region contains:
- the tshz3b gene encoding teashirt homolog 3b: protein MPRRKQQAPRRAAAYVPEDEKEAALLDEDLDGEDSAQEGEEPATKFLCQDKDFLLKDRPGSTGFHDSPNAADFSGQELDSESHLSESSDRMSDFESSSLRNEDDVLLSKDPSHALSPSSSAVMMAAANAAVPVSGDEAILAATGSVADSLEKMKAIYTSFLTNSYWSTLNLNLSQPPAEKPPRSHSSSSSSSSSSSCGSGGYDWHQTAMAKTLQQASQNHHNRVGLVQHPTLAVSTASTEPNLFSTVQLYRQSSKLYGSIFTGASKFRCKDCSAAYDTLVELTVHMNETGHYRDDNHETDSEGTKRWSKPRKRSLLEMEGKEDAQKVLKCMYCGHSFESLQDLSVHMIKTKHYQKVPLKEPVTPVAAKIISTARKRAPIDLDIPSSPDSNGGTTPKPTSLNDSNDILQKVTNPYITPNNRYGHQNGASYAWQFESRKSQILKCMECGSSHDTLQELTAHMMVTGHFIKVTNSAIKKGKPIIESPTQAPTSNSTAEEKVQSVPLAATTFSPPPAPVPPPSSISPTAMVVEIKKEEKEEECTNEFIINNGNSLNKEKKASGEEEAEEKFDISSKYTYLTEKDLDESPKGGLDILKSLENTVTSAINKAQNGAPSWGGYPSIHAAYQLPNIMKLSLGNSGKSSPLKYMFPGGEILSPTGKSQPLISPPSRQTSPLPKNNFHAMEELVKKVTEKVAKVEEKMREPNVAARGSPLRCTTPSPCNSEAGDSARGESPKENRAGGCKTPENTSGVEKVAGDGNGANHRDSNGDISMKESVENGVESTAVTSPLPASLCGSTAIITDHPPPEQPFVNPLSALQSVMNVHLGKAAKPALPSLDPMSMLFKMSNSLAEKAAVAASTPPAQTKKTNNDHLDRYFYQQHLNSDQPIDLTKGKNTEKGSNSGSLGSAALSSTTSTPSSVSPSSAVTMTKASAAVASFMSTSPLRENALSDISDMLRNLTESQAVSKSSTPTSQSERSDIEGVTQEETEDVSPAQKRKGRQSNWNPQHLLILQAQFASSLRQTNDGKYMMSDLSPQERMHISRFTGLSMTTISHWLANVKYQLRRTGGTKFLKNLDSGHPVFFCSDCASQIRSPSTYVSHLESHLGFRLRDLAKLSGEQLLSQISHQHHQQRHTKGLSEKLFSNLHPSSHPLPSSLPTSLPISLSSSLTTSLPSTESPSPSPDDDDSGAVYQCKLCNRTFASKHAVKLHLSKTHGKSPEDHLMYVCEVEKQ from the coding sequence CATACGTCCCTGAAGATGAGAAGGAAGCAGCCTTGTTGGATGAAGACCTGGATGGAGAAGACTCAGCTCAGGAAGGAGAGGAGCCTGCTACCAAGTTCCTATGTCAAGACAAGGATTTTCTTCTTAAGGACAGGCCAGGATCTACTGGCTTCCATGACTCCCCAAATGCAGCTGACTTTTCTGGTCAGGAGCTGGACAGTGAGTCTCACTTGAGTGAATCTAGTGACAGAATGTCTGATTTTGAGAGCTCCTCCCTGAGAAATGAGGATGATGTTCTCCTCTCTAAAGACCCTTCACATGCTCTTtccccttcctcctctgctgtcaTGATGGCTGCAGCTAATGCCGCTGTCCCAGTAAGTGGAGATGAGGCCATATTAGCTGCAACGGGGTCTGTGGCCGACAGCCTGGAGAAGATGAAGGCCATTTACACCTCCTTTTTGACCAACTCCTATTGGTCTACACTGAATCTGAACCTGAGTCAGCCCCCTGCAGAAAAACCCCCTCGCAGtcatagcagcagcagtagtagcagcagtagcagtagCTGTGGCAGTGGAGGCTATGACTGGCATCAGACAGCTATGGCTAAAACCCTCCAGCAGGCCTCACAGAACCACCACAACAGAGTGGGCCTGGTTCAACATCCCACGCTGGCTGTGTCCACAGCGTCTACAGAACCCAACCTCTTTAGTACTGTCCAGCTGTACCGGCAGAGCTCTAAGCTCTATGGTTCCATATTCACTGGTGCCAGCAAATTTCGTTGTAAGGACTGCAGTGCAGCATATGACACTCTAGTGGAGCTCACAGTACACATGAACGAGACAGGCCACTACCGTGATGATAACCATGAGACAGATAGTGAGGGTACAAAGCGGTGGTCAAAACCCAGAAAGCGTTCTTTGCTAGAGATGGAAGGGAAGGAGGATGCACAGAAAGTTCTGAAGTGCATGTACTGTGGACACTCCTTTGAATCCCTTCAGGACCTAAGTGTCCACATGATCAAGACAAAACACTACCAGAAAGTGCCTCTGAAAGAGCCTGTTACACCAGTGGCAGCTAAAATTATCTCAACGGCCCGAAAGAGAGCCCCTATTGACCTAGACATCCCTAGCTCACCGGACTCTAACGGAGGCACCACACCTAAGCCCACCTCCCTCAATGACTCTAATGACATACTACAAAAGGTCACCAACCCTTACATCACACCTAACAACCGCTATGGACACCAGAATGGTGCTAGCTATGCCTGGCAGTTTGAATCCAGGAAGTCACAGATCCTCAAATGCATGGAGTGTGGCAGCTCTCATGACACACTGCAAGAGCTAACTGCTCACATGATGGTGACAGGACACTTTATTAAAGTTACCAACTCTGCTATTAAGAAAGGCAAACCAATTATAGAGTCTCCCACTCAAGCCCCTACATCCAATTCCACAGCTGAAGAAAAGGTGCAGTCTGTTCCCCTGGCTGCTACCACGTTCTCCCCTCCACCTGCCCCGGTGCCTCCTCCAAGCAGTATCTCCCCCACTGCAATGGTCGTGGAGataaaaaaggaggagaaggaagaggaatgCACTAACGAGTTCATTATTAACAATGGTAACAGTCTCAACAAGGAGAAGAAGGCGAGTGGtgaggaggaggctgaggagAAGTTTGATATTTCTTCAAAATACACCTATTTGACTGAAAAGGATCTGGATGAAAGTCCAAAGGGGGGTCTTGATATCCTTAAGTCCTTGGAAAACACAGTGACCTCAGCCATCAACAAAGCCCAGAATGGAGCTCCAAGTTGGGGTGGATATCCCAGTATCCACGCTGCCTATCAGCTCCCAAATATAATGAAGCTCTCTCTAGGTAACTCCGGAAAGAGCTCTCCCCTAAAATACATGTTCCCTGGGGGGGAAATTCTCTCACCCACTGGTAAGAGCCAACCACTGATCTCACCTCCCAGCCGTCAGACCTCCCCACTGCCTAAAAACAACTTCCATGCTATGGAAGAACTAGTCAAGAAAGTGACAGAGAAAGTGGCAAAGGTagaggagaaaatgagagaGCCCAATGTTGCTGCAAGGGGTTCTCCTCTGAGATGTACCACACCCTCACCCTGTAACAGTGAGGCAGGGGATTCAGCCCGAGGAGAGTCCCCCAAAGAAAATAGAGCAGGAGGCTGTAAAACTCCTGAGAATACAAGTGGAGTGGAAAAAGTAGCAGGAGATGGCAATGGAGCCAATCACAGAGATTCAAATGGTGATATATCTATGAAGGAGTCTGTGGAGAATGGAGTAGAATCCACTGCTGTGACGTCACCTCTCCCTGCCTCTCTGTGTGGCAGTACAGCGATCATCACAGATCATCCACCTCCAGAACAGCCATTTGTCAACCCTCTAAGCGCACTGCAGTCAGTAATGAACGTCCACCTGGGAAAGGCCGCTAAGCCTGCCCTGCCCTCCCTTGACCCAATGAGTATGCTGTTCAAGATGAGCAACAGCCTGGCAGAGAAAGCAGCAGTAGCCGCTTCCACCCCACCAGCACAGACCAAAAAGACCAATAATGACCACTTAGACCGCTACTTCTACCAGCAACATCTAAACAGTGACCAACCTATAGATCTCACCAaaggaaaaaatactgaaaaaggcAGCAATAGTGGTTCTTTAGGTTCAGCGGCTCTCTcttccaccacctccacccCATCTTCCGTTTCTCCCTCCTCTGCTGTCACCATGACCAAAGCCTCAGCTGCAGTAGCATCCTTTATGTCAACCTCCCCTTTGCGAGAAAATGCCCTCTCCGATATCTCTGACATGCTGAGGAACCTGACAGAAAGTCAGGCTGTCTCCAAGTCCTCCACACCTACCAGCCAGTCTGAACGCTCCGACATCGAAGGTGTCACACAGGAGGAGacagaagatgtttcaccagcTCAGAAACGAAAAGGCCGCCAGTCCAACTGGAACCCTCAACACCTCCTTATCTTACAAGCCCAGTTTGCTTCCAGTCTGAGACAAACAAATGATGGCAAATACATGATGTCGGACCTGAGCCCACAGGAGAGAATGCACATCTCCCGATTCACTGGTCTCTCAATGACTACAATATCCCACTGGCTGGCTAATGTCAAGTACCAGCTGAGGAGAACTGGTGGCACCAAGTTCTTGAAAAACTTGGATTCAGGTCACCCAGTGTTCTTCTGCAGTGACTGCGCCTCTCAGATTCGCTCACCATCCACCTATGTCAGCCACCTGGAATCCCACCTGGGCTTTCGCCTGCGAGACCTTGCTAAGCTTTCTGGagagcagctgctcagccagATATCACACCAACATCACCAACAACGTCACACCAAAGGACTATCTGAAAAACTATTCTCTAACCTTCACCCATCCAGCCACCCATTACCCTCCTCCTTACCTACATCCTTACCCATCTCCCTGTCCTCATCCTTAACCACCTCTTTGCCCTCGACTGAATCTCCATCACCCTCCCCGGATGATGACGACAGTGGGGCCGTGTACCAGTGCAAGCTCTGCAACCGGACTTTTGCAAGTAAACACGCGGTTAAGCTTCACCTGAGCAAGACTCATGGGAAGTCTCCTGAGGACCAtctcatgtatgtgtgtgaggtGGAGAAACAGTAG